GGCCGCCGGCAAGCACGCCGGGTCGTTCTCCCTCGGCATGCTGCAACGGCTCGGGATCGCTGCGGCCCTGCTCGGCGATCCGCAGGTGCTGTTGTTCGACGAGCCGGTCAACGGCCTGGACCCGGAGGGAATCCGGTGGATCAGGACGTTGATGCGTGACTTGGCCGCCGAGGGACGCACGGTGCTGGTGTCGAGCCACCTGCTTGCCGAGATGGCCAACACCGCCGACGAGCTGGTGGTGATCGGCCGGGGCCGGTTGATCACCGCCACCACGATGGCCGATTTCCTGCGCAGGGACGCAGCGGTGCGGGTGCGCAGCCCGCAGCTGGACCGGCTCGCCGCGCTGCTGCCCGAGGCCCGCCGCGATGGCGATGCGCTGCTGGTGCCGGGCAGCACCGAGCAGATCGGTGAGCTGGCGGCCGAACACGGGATCGTGCTGCACGAACTGAGCGCCCGGCAAACCTCACTGGAGGAGGCCTACCTCGGACTGACCGATGATGCGGTGCAGTATCGCGGTGGGGGCCCCTCGTGACCGGCGCGCTCGAGGCGGAGGCCCGCAAACTGGCCACCACCCGGTCGGCGCTGTGGTTGACGCTCTCCGTGGCGGTACTGGCCCTCGGGCTGGCCGCGATGACAAAGGATCCGTTGCTCGGGGTCGCCAACTTCGGGGTGCCGGTGCTGATGATCCTGTCTGCGCTGACCGTCACCGGCGAGTAC
The sequence above is drawn from the Mycolicibacterium neoaurum VKM Ac-1815D genome and encodes:
- a CDS encoding ATP-binding cassette domain-containing protein, which translates into the protein MIELVGLTKTYGRSRAVDGLSCTIKPGVVTGFLGPNGAGKSTTMRMIVGLDRPTAGTVTIGGRRYRDLKQPLRTVGALLDARQVYPNRSARAHLSWLAATNRIPQARVDEVLEQVGLTAAAGKHAGSFSLGMLQRLGIAAALLGDPQVLLFDEPVNGLDPEGIRWIRTLMRDLAAEGRTVLVSSHLLAEMANTADELVVIGRGRLITATTMADFLRRDAAVRVRSPQLDRLAALLPEARRDGDALLVPGSTEQIGELAAEHGIVLHELSARQTSLEEAYLGLTDDAVQYRGGGPS